Proteins from one Nicotiana tabacum cultivar K326 chromosome 23, ASM71507v2, whole genome shotgun sequence genomic window:
- the LOC107810260 gene encoding putative xyloglucan endotransglucosylase/hydrolase protein 8 → MITRKSNTAEEPHSVLITLESLIQQTLMERKASSLMVNLLLIAALIAVFCSLSQAEVKGSFDDNFSKSCPESHFKTSEDGQIWYLSLDKKAGCGFMTRQKYRFGWFSMKLKLVGGDSAGVVTAYYMCTEDGAGPTRDEVDFEFLGNRTGEPYLIQTNVYKNGTGGREMRHVLWFDPTEDFHSYSLLWNSHQLVFFVDEVPIRVYKNANYTNNFFPNEKPMYLFSSIWNADDWATRGGLEKTDWKNAPFVSTYKDFSVDGCQWEDPFPTCVSTTTKNWWDQYNSWHLSSDQKLNYAWVQRNLVIYDYCQDTKRYPEKPEECWLSPWD, encoded by the exons ATGATCACTCGCAAATCTAATACAGCTGAGGAGCCTCACTCAGTTCTCATTACTCTCGAGAGCTTAATTCAACAAACATTAATGGAGAGAAAGGCTTCTTCATTAATGGTTAATCTTCTCTTAATTGCAGCTTTAATTGCTGTTTTTTGTTCACTATCTCAAGCTGAAGTTAAAGGTTCATTTGATGACAATTTCAGTAAAAGCTGTCCTGAATCTCACTTCAAAACTTCTGAAGATGGACAGATCTGGTATCTCTCCTTAGACAAAAAAGCAG GATGTGGATTTATGACAAGGCAGAAATACAGATTTGGTTGGTTTAGCATGAAGTTGAAATTGGTAGGAGGTGACTCTGCTGGTGTTGTCACAGCTTATTAT ATGTGCACAGAAGATGGGGCAGGGCCAACTAGAGATGAGGTAGACTTTGAGTTTTTGGGAAATAGGACAGGGGAACCCTATCTTATTCAGACCAATGTGTACAAAAATGGCACTGGTGGGCGTGAGATGAGGCACGTTCTCTGGTTTGACCCCACTGAGGACTTCCATTCCTATTCCCTTCTTTGGAACTCTCACCAGCTCGT GTTTTTCGTGGATGAGGTTCCGATAAGGGTATACAAAAACGCGAATTATACGAACAATTTCTTTCCTAATGAGAAACCAATGTACTTGTTTTCAAGCATATGGAATGCAGATGACTGGGCTACTAGGGGTGGTTTGGAGAAAACAGATTGGAAAAATGCACCATTTGTTTCAACATATAAAGATTTCAGTGTAGATGGTTGCCAATGGGAAGATCCTTTTCCTACTTGTGTTTCAACAACCACTAAAAACTGGTGGGATCAGTACAATTCTTGGCACTTATCAAGTGACCAGAAATTGAATTATGCTTGGGTACAACGAAACCTTGTGATTTATGATTATTGCCAGGATACAAAGAGATATCCAGAAAAGCCTGAGgaatgttggttaagtccctgggATTAA